From Salipiger profundus, a single genomic window includes:
- a CDS encoding glucose 1-dehydrogenase, translating to MRLQGKRAIVTGGGSGFGEGIAMRFAAEGARVMVADINLEGAERVAAACGGIAQAVDVADGDSVAAMAARAEAEFGAVDVLVNNAGITHLPAPMEEVDEADFDRVFAVNCKSVYLTARALVPVMKARGSGAILNIASTAGVSPRPRLNWYNASKGWMNTATRAMAIELAPAGVRVNALNPVAGDTPLLASFMGEDTPEMRAKFLSTIPLGRFSTPEDLANAALFLCSEEASMITGVCMEVDGGRCI from the coding sequence ATGAGATTGCAGGGGAAACGCGCCATCGTGACAGGTGGCGGCTCGGGCTTCGGCGAGGGCATCGCGATGCGCTTCGCGGCCGAGGGGGCCCGGGTGATGGTGGCGGACATCAACCTCGAGGGAGCCGAACGCGTCGCTGCGGCCTGTGGCGGGATCGCGCAGGCGGTCGACGTCGCGGACGGCGACAGCGTGGCGGCCATGGCCGCCCGCGCCGAGGCCGAGTTCGGGGCGGTCGACGTGCTGGTCAACAACGCCGGTATCACCCACCTGCCGGCGCCGATGGAGGAGGTCGACGAGGCCGACTTCGACCGGGTCTTCGCGGTGAACTGCAAGTCGGTCTACCTGACCGCCCGGGCACTGGTGCCGGTAATGAAGGCGCGCGGGTCGGGCGCGATCCTCAACATCGCCTCGACGGCGGGGGTGTCACCGCGACCGCGTCTGAACTGGTACAACGCCTCGAAGGGCTGGATGAACACCGCCACACGGGCGATGGCGATCGAACTTGCCCCGGCGGGGGTGCGGGTCAACGCGCTGAACCCGGTGGCGGGCGACACGCCGCTGCTCGCGAGTTTCATGGGCGAGGACACCCCCGAGATGCGGGCGAAGTTCCTGTCGACCATTCCGCTCGGACGGTTCTCGACACCGGAGGATCTTGCCAACGCTGCGCTGTTCCTGTGCTCGGAGGAGGCCTCGATGATCACCGGGGTGTGCATGGAGGTCGACGGCGGGCGCTGCATCTGA
- a CDS encoding aldehyde dehydrogenase family protein: MPERLARDSARMLIGGHWRESADTLPLVNPSTGEEIGRIARGTPEDIDAAVAAAEAALEGAWGRLTAAERGRLLARIGALVLDHVDELARLEATDVGKPLTQARADAVALARYCEFYGGAADKVHGETIPYLDGYTVYTLREPHGVTGHIVPWNYPMQIIGRSVGAALAMGNACVLKPAEDACLTALAFAELAQEAGLPAGALNVVPGLGAEAGAALAAHPGIRHVSFTGSVGTGAAVQQAAGANVVPVTLELGGKSPQIVFADADLDAALPFLVNAGLQNAGQTCSASSRILVERSVLDEACARMAEAYSAKVVGPAMDDRDVGPLINATQRARVEGFLAQGADLPLLARARLADDLPEGGTYVQPTLFGPVPPDHVLAQDEVFGPVQVVIPFDTEDEAVRIANGTDYGLVASVWTRDGARQMRLAKKIRAGQVFLNNYGAGGGVELPFGGVGKSGHGREKGFEALYGFSVVKTVAARHG; the protein is encoded by the coding sequence ATGCCGGAGCGTCTGGCGCGTGACAGCGCGCGCATGCTCATCGGCGGCCACTGGCGCGAGAGCGCCGACACGTTGCCGCTGGTGAACCCTTCGACGGGAGAGGAGATCGGCCGCATCGCGCGCGGCACCCCCGAGGACATCGACGCCGCCGTCGCCGCCGCCGAGGCGGCGCTCGAGGGCGCGTGGGGTCGGCTGACGGCGGCGGAGCGCGGGCGCCTGCTGGCCCGCATCGGCGCTCTGGTGCTCGACCACGTCGACGAGCTCGCACGGCTCGAGGCGACCGACGTGGGCAAGCCGCTGACCCAGGCCCGCGCCGATGCCGTGGCGCTGGCGCGCTACTGCGAGTTCTATGGCGGCGCCGCCGACAAGGTGCATGGCGAGACCATTCCCTATCTCGACGGCTACACCGTCTACACCCTGCGCGAGCCGCACGGGGTCACCGGCCATATCGTGCCGTGGAATTACCCGATGCAGATCATCGGCCGCTCGGTCGGCGCGGCTCTGGCGATGGGCAACGCCTGCGTGCTGAAGCCTGCCGAGGATGCCTGCCTGACCGCTCTGGCCTTCGCCGAGCTGGCGCAGGAGGCCGGCCTGCCGGCGGGCGCGCTGAACGTGGTGCCGGGCCTCGGTGCCGAAGCCGGGGCGGCGCTCGCGGCGCATCCGGGCATCCGGCATGTCAGCTTCACCGGCTCGGTCGGCACCGGCGCGGCGGTGCAGCAGGCGGCGGGGGCCAACGTGGTGCCGGTAACGCTCGAGCTTGGCGGCAAGTCGCCGCAGATCGTCTTCGCCGACGCCGATCTCGACGCGGCGCTGCCGTTCCTCGTGAACGCCGGGCTGCAGAACGCCGGGCAGACCTGCTCGGCCTCGTCGCGCATCCTCGTCGAGCGGTCCGTGCTCGACGAGGCCTGCGCGCGCATGGCCGAGGCCTATTCTGCCAAGGTGGTCGGCCCGGCGATGGACGACCGCGATGTCGGCCCGCTGATCAACGCGACGCAGAGGGCCCGGGTCGAGGGGTTCCTCGCGCAGGGCGCCGACCTGCCGCTGCTCGCCCGCGCGCGGCTTGCCGACGACCTGCCCGAGGGCGGCACCTACGTGCAGCCGACGCTTTTCGGGCCGGTGCCGCCCGATCACGTTCTGGCGCAGGACGAGGTCTTCGGCCCGGTGCAGGTGGTCATTCCGTTCGACACCGAGGACGAGGCCGTGCGCATCGCCAACGGCACCGACTACGGGCTCGTGGCGAGCGTCTGGACCCGCGACGGCGCGCGCCAGATGCGGCTGGCGAAGAAGATCCGCGCGGGGCAGGTGTTTCTCAACAACTACGGTGCCGGGGGTGGGGTGGAGCTGCCCTTCGGCGGTGTCGGCAAGTCGGGCCACGGCCGCGAGAAGGGCTTCGAGGCGCTCTACGGCTTCTCGGTGGTCAAGACCGTGGCGGCACGGCACGGCTGA
- a CDS encoding ABC transporter ATP-binding protein: MSASSLSKYLGEREGQRPSPPSDRAQPGSKPLLDIRALSLAIGDRTILDRVSLTIAPGEIVALTGESGSGKSMTALATIGLLPAEARLSGQLLLEGTDLAQLSEAQLCGLRGREIGMVFQEPMTALNPLQRIGAQVAETLRIHRAASRAEANRRAADLLARVGLDPDRVPPSRYPHELSGGQRQRVVIAMAIALGPRLLVADEPTTALDVTTQAQILELLRDLVREEGMALMMITHDLAVVSRLADRIAVMKDGAIVEQGTTATLFETMAHPYTRALFEASRHRAALPPARAEGPLLSVEDVVRSHPLPRRALFAPRETQRAVDGVSFEIRRGERVGLVGESGCGKSTLARAILGLEGVQGGRITLDGRPVASHGRPDPEVRRRVQVVFQDPYGSFNPRHRVGRLVAEPFHLLPDPPRAAAREAAVAEALTAVGLHPADAERHIHAFSGGQRQRIAIARALIIRPELVIFDEAVSALDVRVRAQILDLIARLSGEYGLGYLFISHDLSVVRGITDRVLVMRSGRIVEAGATDAVFDKPRHAYTKSLLAAAPSLPRPSGGGEDHAGASGA; this comes from the coding sequence ATGAGCGCTTCTTCTCTTTCCAAATACCTCGGGGAGCGCGAGGGGCAGCGCCCCTCGCCCCCCTCGGACCGGGCGCAGCCCGGTTCGAAACCGCTGCTCGACATCCGCGCCCTGTCGCTTGCCATCGGCGACCGGACGATCCTCGACCGGGTCTCGCTGACCATCGCGCCGGGCGAGATCGTCGCGCTGACCGGCGAGAGCGGCTCGGGGAAATCCATGACCGCGCTCGCCACCATCGGCCTGCTGCCGGCCGAGGCACGGCTCTCCGGCCAGCTCCTGCTCGAGGGAACCGACCTCGCGCAGCTGTCCGAGGCGCAGCTCTGCGGGCTGCGCGGGCGCGAGATCGGCATGGTCTTCCAGGAGCCGATGACCGCGCTGAATCCGCTGCAACGCATTGGCGCGCAGGTGGCCGAAACACTGCGCATTCACCGCGCCGCCTCGCGGGCCGAGGCGAACCGTCGCGCCGCCGATCTGCTGGCCCGCGTCGGTCTCGATCCCGACCGCGTGCCGCCCTCGCGCTATCCGCACGAGCTGTCCGGCGGGCAGCGGCAGCGGGTGGTGATCGCCATGGCCATCGCGCTCGGGCCGCGGCTGCTCGTCGCCGACGAGCCGACCACCGCGCTCGACGTCACCACGCAGGCGCAGATCCTCGAGCTGCTGCGCGACCTCGTGCGCGAGGAGGGCATGGCGCTGATGATGATCACCCACGATCTCGCCGTGGTCTCGCGCCTCGCCGACCGCATCGCGGTGATGAAGGACGGCGCCATCGTCGAGCAGGGGACCACGGCCACGCTGTTCGAGACCATGGCGCATCCCTACACCCGTGCGCTCTTCGAGGCGTCGCGACACCGCGCCGCCCTGCCGCCGGCCCGCGCCGAGGGGCCGCTGCTGTCGGTCGAGGACGTCGTGCGCAGCCACCCGCTGCCGCGCCGCGCGCTCTTCGCCCCGCGCGAGACCCAGCGCGCCGTCGACGGGGTGAGCTTCGAAATCCGGCGCGGCGAGCGGGTGGGGCTCGTGGGCGAGTCGGGCTGCGGCAAGTCCACGCTCGCCCGCGCGATCCTCGGGCTGGAGGGCGTGCAGGGCGGGCGCATCACCCTCGACGGGCGGCCGGTGGCCTCGCACGGGCGGCCCGACCCGGAGGTGCGGCGGCGGGTGCAGGTGGTGTTCCAGGACCCCTACGGCTCGTTCAACCCGCGTCACCGCGTGGGCCGGCTCGTCGCCGAGCCCTTCCACCTGTTGCCCGATCCGCCGCGCGCCGCCGCGCGCGAGGCCGCCGTGGCCGAGGCGCTGACCGCCGTCGGCCTGCACCCGGCCGACGCCGAGCGGCACATCCACGCCTTCTCGGGCGGTCAGCGCCAGCGCATCGCCATTGCCCGGGCGCTCATCATCCGCCCCGAACTGGTGATCTTCGACGAGGCGGTCTCGGCGCTCGACGTTCGGGTGCGGGCGCAGATCCTCGACCTGATCGCGCGGCTCTCGGGCGAATACGGCCTCGGCTACCTGTTCATCTCGCACGACCTGAGCGTGGTGCGCGGCATCACCGACCGGGTGCTGGTGATGCGCTCGGGCCGGATCGTCGAGGCCGGCGCGACCGACGCGGTGTTTGACAAACCGCGGCATGCCTATACCAAATCACTCCTGGCTGCCGCACCGTCCCTGCCGCGGCCATCGGGAGGAGGAGAGGACCATGCCGGAGCGTCTGGCGCGTGA
- a CDS encoding ABC transporter permease translates to MSRNLLFGSLLTALVLGAALLGLGWTPHATDTVTIAERLQPPSAAHWLGTDHFGRDMLSLLMVGARTSLAVALVAVGIGMGVGVPLGLAAAARHGGWLDELIMRGNDLVFAFPSLVIAILITAILGPGATNAIIAIGIFNIPVFARLARAGALPLWTREFVLAARVAGKSAPRISAEHILPNIANLLIVQGTIQFSLGILAEAGLSYVGLGAQPPLPSWGRMLADAQTMVALAPHVAIIPGLAIVLTVLGLNLLGDGLRDRLDPRLKAGRA, encoded by the coding sequence ATGAGCCGCAACCTCCTCTTCGGAAGCCTGCTCACCGCGCTCGTGCTCGGCGCCGCGCTGCTGGGCCTCGGTTGGACACCCCACGCCACCGACACGGTGACCATCGCCGAGCGGCTGCAGCCCCCTTCGGCCGCCCACTGGCTCGGCACCGATCACTTCGGCCGCGACATGCTCAGCCTGCTGATGGTCGGCGCGCGCACCTCGCTTGCCGTGGCGCTGGTGGCCGTCGGCATCGGCATGGGGGTGGGCGTGCCGCTGGGGCTTGCCGCCGCCGCCCGCCACGGCGGCTGGCTCGACGAGCTCATTATGCGCGGCAACGACCTCGTCTTCGCCTTCCCGAGCCTCGTCATCGCGATCCTGATCACCGCCATCCTCGGACCCGGCGCCACCAACGCCATCATCGCCATCGGCATCTTCAACATCCCGGTCTTCGCCCGGCTCGCGCGCGCCGGCGCGCTGCCGCTCTGGACCCGCGAGTTCGTCCTCGCCGCCCGCGTCGCCGGCAAGTCCGCGCCGCGCATCAGCGCCGAGCACATCCTGCCCAATATCGCCAACCTGCTGATCGTGCAGGGCACCATCCAGTTCTCGCTCGGCATCCTCGCCGAGGCGGGCCTGTCCTACGTGGGGCTCGGCGCGCAGCCGCCGCTGCCCTCCTGGGGCAGGATGCTGGCCGACGCACAGACCATGGTGGCCCTCGCGCCACACGTGGCAATCATCCCGGGCCTCGCCATCGTGCTCACCGTGCTGGGCCTGAACCTGCTCGGCGACGGGCTGCGCGACCGGCTCGACCCCCGCCTGAAGGCCGGGCGCGCATGA